One window of Mesorhizobium sp. WSM4904 genomic DNA carries:
- a CDS encoding chloramphenicol phosphotransferase, with protein sequence MAAGQIIILNGVPRSGKSSIAGAVQEMFDGVWVNLGVDAYAQITPPRLRPGIGLRPGGERPDLEAFLPGFYAALYDSIAAHSRQGLNVATDVGHHDAYSRPLDILPDCARRLAGLPVLFVGVRCPIEMILQRRAAGAADRTYVTGSDEDPLPRPVRLWQEGVHKPGIYDLEIDTSRLSPAECAEAIRRRLVDGPEPTAFPTLAQSRAG encoded by the coding sequence TTGGCGGCCGGACAAATCATCATACTGAACGGCGTGCCGCGCTCCGGAAAGTCGAGCATAGCCGGCGCCGTCCAGGAGATGTTCGATGGCGTGTGGGTCAATCTCGGCGTCGACGCCTATGCGCAGATCACGCCGCCGCGACTGCGTCCGGGCATCGGCCTGCGTCCCGGCGGCGAACGCCCCGACCTCGAGGCCTTTCTGCCGGGCTTCTATGCCGCGCTCTATGACTCCATCGCGGCACACAGCCGGCAGGGGCTGAATGTCGCCACCGATGTCGGCCACCACGATGCCTATTCGAGGCCGCTCGACATCCTTCCCGACTGCGCCCGGCGCCTCGCGGGCCTGCCGGTGCTGTTCGTTGGCGTCCGCTGCCCGATCGAAATGATCCTGCAAAGACGCGCCGCAGGCGCGGCTGACCGAACCTACGTGACCGGATCGGACGAGGATCCGCTGCCGCGGCCCGTGCGCCTGTGGCAGGAAGGGGTGCACAAGCCCGGCATCTACGATCTGGAGATCGATACGTCGCGGCTGAGCCCGGCTGAGTGTGCGGAAGCCATCCGGCGGCGGCTCGTCGACGGACCGGAGCCCACCGCCTTCCCGACGCTGGCGCAATCGCGGGCCGGCTGA
- a CDS encoding HIT family protein — translation MMTVYDTNNIFAKILRGEIPSHRIYEDDAVVAFMDVMPQGVGHTLVVPKAPSRNILDADPPTFGPLFAVVQKVAVAVKKAFNADGVTVMQFNEPASGQTVYHLHVHVIPRFDGVPLKPHSGQMEKPEVLAENAGKIRAALGG, via the coding sequence ATCATGACCGTCTACGATACGAACAACATTTTCGCAAAAATCCTGCGCGGCGAAATCCCCTCGCACCGCATCTATGAGGACGATGCGGTCGTTGCCTTCATGGACGTGATGCCGCAAGGAGTCGGCCACACGCTGGTGGTGCCGAAGGCTCCGTCACGCAACATCCTCGACGCCGATCCGCCGACGTTCGGGCCGCTGTTTGCCGTTGTGCAGAAAGTGGCGGTGGCCGTGAAAAAGGCTTTCAACGCCGACGGCGTCACCGTGATGCAGTTCAACGAGCCGGCTTCGGGGCAGACCGTCTACCACCTCCATGTCCATGTCATTCCGCGCTTCGATGGCGTGCCGCTGAAGCCGCATTCCGGGCAGATGGAAAAGCCGGAGGTGCTCGCCGAGAACGCCGGCAAGATTCGGGCGGCGCTGGGAGGCTGA
- a CDS encoding cytochrome oxidase subunit III has translation MKWIVAGWLLFIVSALFFIAAAWRAGDLLALAGGVFFLVACFSFLVPIAARKPQ, from the coding sequence ATGAAGTGGATCGTTGCCGGCTGGCTTTTGTTCATCGTGTCGGCGCTGTTCTTCATCGCCGCGGCATGGCGCGCGGGCGATCTATTGGCGCTCGCAGGCGGCGTGTTCTTCCTGGTCGCCTGCTTTTCGTTCCTTGTCCCGATCGCGGCCAGAAAGCCGCAATAA
- a CDS encoding GNAT family N-acetyltransferase — protein MDQGDDGDGRTTNADYAIRVAAGIGAFTCEEWNGFAGTTRGDNENGYNPLVSFAFLSALEDSGCAVRRTGWQGHHLRLETAQGKLLGAVPCYLKSHSQGEYVFDHGWSDAFERAGGRYYPKLQCSVPFTPVTGPRLLVGKEEDQSAVRAGLAAGLKLVTDKLGVSSAHVTFAAEPDIATLEAAGFLHRTDQQFHFFNEGFSSYDDFLATLASRKRKAMKKERREALADGISIDWLTGRDITERAWDDFFAFYMDTGGRKWGRPYLNRQFFSLIGERMADDILLVMARRNGRYIAGAINFIGSDALYGRNWGCIEDHPFLHFEVCYHQAIDFAIERKLKVVEAGAQGEHKLARGYQPVTMHSAHYIAHPGLRNAVADYLRRERREVERMGEYLEEHTPFRKDLKE, from the coding sequence ATGGATCAGGGTGACGACGGCGATGGACGGACAACGAATGCGGACTATGCCATCCGCGTCGCGGCGGGCATAGGCGCGTTCACCTGCGAGGAATGGAACGGCTTCGCCGGAACCACACGCGGCGATAATGAAAATGGTTACAACCCGCTCGTTTCATTCGCTTTTCTGAGCGCGCTCGAGGACTCCGGCTGCGCCGTGCGGCGCACCGGCTGGCAGGGCCATCACCTCAGACTCGAGACGGCGCAAGGCAAGCTGCTCGGCGCCGTGCCTTGCTATCTCAAGTCGCACAGTCAGGGCGAATATGTCTTCGATCATGGCTGGTCGGATGCGTTCGAGCGTGCCGGCGGACGCTATTACCCCAAGCTGCAATGCTCGGTGCCGTTCACGCCTGTCACAGGCCCTCGCCTGCTGGTCGGCAAGGAGGAGGACCAGAGCGCGGTGAGGGCCGGACTTGCCGCTGGCCTGAAATTGGTGACCGACAAGCTTGGCGTGTCTTCCGCCCATGTCACCTTCGCGGCGGAGCCCGACATAGCGACGCTGGAGGCGGCAGGGTTCCTGCATCGGACCGATCAGCAGTTCCATTTCTTCAACGAAGGCTTTTCGAGCTATGACGACTTCCTCGCCACGCTTGCCTCGCGCAAGCGCAAGGCGATGAAGAAGGAGCGCCGCGAGGCGCTGGCCGATGGCATCTCGATCGACTGGCTGACCGGCAGGGACATCACCGAACGCGCCTGGGACGATTTCTTCGCCTTCTACATGGATACCGGCGGCCGCAAATGGGGCCGGCCCTATCTCAACCGCCAGTTCTTTTCGCTGATCGGGGAGCGCATGGCCGACGATATCCTCCTGGTGATGGCCAGACGCAATGGCCGCTACATCGCCGGCGCCATCAACTTCATCGGCTCGGACGCGCTCTATGGCCGCAACTGGGGCTGCATCGAGGATCACCCCTTCCTGCATTTCGAGGTTTGCTACCACCAGGCGATCGACTTCGCGATCGAACGCAAGCTGAAAGTGGTGGAGGCAGGCGCGCAAGGCGAGCACAAGCTGGCGCGCGGCTATCAGCCGGTGACCATGCATTCGGCGCACTACATCGCTCATCCCGGCCTGCGCAACGCGGTCGCCGACTATCTGCGCCGCGAGCGGCGCGAAGTGGAGCGGATGGGCGAGTATCTCGAAGAGCACACGCCGTTCCGCAAGGATCTCAAGGAATAG
- a CDS encoding glycerophosphodiester phosphodiesterase — translation MTDLSWLIARPVAHRGFHDMNKTRWENTLSAFAAAAERGYAIECDVHISSDGVPVIIHDGDLKRLTGEDGFVWQRTAAELTALKVGGTRDHLPTLQEALDLIDGRVPLVVELKGVPGHDKGLVASVGRLLKRYKGKVAIMSFDHWLIRDFAKDAPDIPGGLTAYGKDNQLIEAHFAMLAHDIAFTSYAAGDLPNPFVSFVREKLKMPVITWTVHDQPAVDLTFRYADQMTFEGFEPDLVKVA, via the coding sequence ATGACCGACCTTTCCTGGCTGATTGCCCGCCCCGTCGCGCATCGCGGCTTCCACGACATGAACAAGACGCGCTGGGAGAACACGCTGTCGGCCTTCGCGGCGGCGGCCGAGCGCGGCTATGCGATCGAATGCGACGTGCATATCTCGTCTGACGGCGTTCCCGTCATCATCCACGACGGCGATCTGAAACGCCTGACCGGCGAGGACGGCTTTGTCTGGCAGCGCACCGCGGCCGAACTCACCGCGCTCAAGGTGGGCGGCACGAGGGATCACCTGCCGACATTGCAGGAGGCGCTCGACCTGATCGACGGTCGGGTGCCGCTTGTGGTCGAGCTGAAAGGTGTTCCCGGCCACGACAAAGGATTGGTCGCGAGCGTCGGCAGACTGCTCAAGCGCTACAAGGGCAAGGTGGCGATCATGTCGTTCGATCATTGGCTGATCCGCGACTTCGCCAAGGATGCGCCGGACATTCCCGGCGGGCTGACCGCTTATGGCAAGGACAACCAGCTGATCGAGGCGCATTTCGCCATGCTGGCGCACGACATCGCCTTCACGTCCTACGCCGCCGGCGACCTGCCCAACCCGTTCGTCAGCTTCGTGCGCGAAAAGCTCAAAATGCCCGTCATCACCTGGACCGTGCACGACCAGCCGGCGGTCGACCTCACGTTCAGATATGCCGACCAGATGACCTTCGAGGGCTTCGAGCCCGATCTGGTCAAGGTCGCCTAG
- a CDS encoding RidA family protein — protein sequence MSETIEKRLSDLGVTLPAAAAPAANYVPYCRTGNTLFTAGQLPLKDGKLQASGLLGRDIDTAAGKEGAKFCAINILAQAKAALGDLEKIRRLVKITVFVASAPDFVEQHLVANGASDFLVAVLGERGKHARSAVGTASLPLNAAVEIEAIFEVE from the coding sequence ATGAGCGAAACAATCGAAAAGCGGCTAAGCGATCTCGGCGTCACTCTTCCGGCCGCCGCGGCCCCCGCCGCAAACTACGTGCCCTACTGCCGGACCGGCAACACACTCTTCACCGCCGGCCAGCTTCCGCTGAAGGACGGCAAGCTGCAGGCCAGCGGGCTGCTTGGCCGCGACATCGATACTGCCGCCGGCAAGGAAGGCGCGAAATTCTGCGCCATCAACATCCTGGCGCAGGCCAAGGCAGCGCTCGGCGACCTCGAGAAAATCCGCCGGCTGGTCAAGATCACCGTCTTCGTCGCCTCGGCGCCGGATTTCGTCGAGCAGCATCTGGTCGCCAACGGCGCGTCCGATTTCCTGGTCGCAGTCCTCGGCGAGCGCGGCAAGCATGCCCGCTCCGCCGTCGGCACCGCTTCGCTGCCACTCAATGCCGCGGTCGAAATCGAAGCGATTTTCGAAGTCGAGTGA
- a CDS encoding cell envelope integrity EipB family protein, which produces MRVTRLFLSAALLSTVIPMAPAFAVPALQAHRAVYDLTLNKASDRSGITGISGRMVYEFNGSPCEGYTVKFRFVTQIVTSDNTRLTDQQTTTFEDAEGKTFSFVTKSFVDQNLDKEVKGMATREPKGLKVDIDKPEKNTLELAATQFPTQHLVELIGKAEKGENFYQTNLFDGSEDANKVMTTTVVVGKKTDADKSDPEAPALAKLATDKYWPVDIAYFDDTDKSGEEVPEYRISFKLHENGITRDLVMDYGDFSMTGKLVDLSLFDQTKPCPASK; this is translated from the coding sequence ATGCGCGTGACGCGCCTTTTCCTTTCCGCCGCCTTGCTGTCGACGGTCATCCCGATGGCTCCGGCCTTTGCCGTGCCCGCGCTGCAGGCGCACCGCGCCGTCTACGACCTTACCCTCAACAAGGCGTCCGACCGCTCGGGCATCACCGGCATTTCCGGCCGCATGGTGTATGAGTTCAACGGCTCTCCTTGCGAGGGCTATACGGTGAAGTTCCGTTTCGTCACCCAGATCGTGACCAGCGACAACACCAGGCTGACCGACCAGCAGACGACGACGTTCGAGGACGCCGAAGGCAAGACCTTCTCCTTTGTAACGAAGTCCTTCGTCGACCAGAACCTCGACAAGGAGGTCAAAGGCATGGCGACAAGGGAGCCGAAGGGCCTCAAGGTCGACATCGACAAGCCCGAGAAGAACACGCTCGAACTCGCCGCCACGCAGTTCCCCACCCAGCATCTCGTCGAGCTGATCGGCAAGGCCGAGAAGGGCGAGAACTTCTACCAGACCAATCTGTTCGACGGCTCCGAGGACGCCAACAAGGTGATGACGACGACGGTCGTCGTCGGCAAGAAGACCGACGCCGACAAGTCGGACCCGGAAGCGCCGGCGCTCGCCAAGCTCGCCACCGACAAATACTGGCCTGTCGACATCGCCTATTTCGACGACACCGACAAAAGCGGCGAGGAAGTGCCGGAGTACCGGATCAGCTTCAAGCTGCATGAGAACGGCATCACGCGCGATCTCGTCATGGACTACGGCGACTTCTCGATGACCGGCAAACTGGTCGACCTGTCGCTGTTCGATCAGACCAAGCCCTGCCCGGCTTCGAAATAG
- a CDS encoding DUF4031 domain-containing protein, whose translation MAVYVDAAIWKWAGHRWCHLLADDTDELHRFAAELGVKRSSYQGPPKTSAPHYDITGFERDRAVRLGAVECSREEIVAIFRRVRVPNGKVKR comes from the coding sequence ATGGCTGTCTATGTCGATGCGGCGATCTGGAAATGGGCCGGCCATCGGTGGTGTCATCTGCTTGCCGACGATACCGATGAACTCCACCGCTTCGCCGCCGAGCTCGGCGTCAAGCGCTCGTCCTATCAGGGGCCGCCGAAGACTTCGGCGCCGCATTACGATATCACCGGCTTCGAGCGCGACCGCGCCGTGCGGCTTGGCGCGGTTGAATGCAGCCGCGAGGAGATCGTCGCGATCTTCCGCCGCGTGCGGGTGCCTAACGGCAAGGTAAAACGCTGA